Proteins from a genomic interval of Scomber japonicus isolate fScoJap1 chromosome 10, fScoJap1.pri, whole genome shotgun sequence:
- the LOC128367106 gene encoding protein LYRIC-like isoform X1, with translation MDAWQDAASQQVKLLTVRMNELLTKGLGLLRSELGVDLGLKPELIPPWVILLAACTGLVLLVVLWASTCRALFRKTPSVIPVDEGVEIKRGVSKPVKSEEPKKKKKKAEKATQPNGRAVAEPQEDAIVSEEIVVPHHQPPPAEAKADKASEVKKSKKKAKQAAKETKTVTADGKEPEEGTWETKVSNKEKREQRKKDKSSSDGSVSPGGGNTPVSTPSEQPKASVATPTVSQKKKKGESAKVKAEKAEAVAAQVNSSEKAAVAAGVTDMAVKVPSLSTAPKAGPWTTSREQPASLWRADIDESWTVIDRGMQATDLNLVSFTKLGVGAVEPQPVGDLPWLSQPRVDDEWSGLNGGSVDPSSDWNAPSEAWGNYEEPTPKPTVPQEQPLPETAKVNLLRAVADDDEDEKDKGETVADGAAKTKKKKKKKKKAAEEGAGAQGEEPEKEAVPAAPVKKQPAPVQENTAAVQPVKAAAAEVRVERPVKDNISQKPPVTQVPQKPTDGEPTAKQNNLPAPTQQKKPEENQAPKPAKKKKARRET, from the exons ATGGATGCGTGGCAGGACGCGGCCTCCCAGCAGGTCAAGCTGCTTACAGTTCGTATGAATGAGCTGTTGACTAAAGGCCTGGGGCTGCTGCGCTCCGAGCTCGGCGTGGATTTGGGACTGAAGCCGGAGCTCATTCCGCCATGGGTGATCCTCTTAGCGGCATGTACTGGACTAGTGCTCTTGGTTGTCCTGTGGGCCTCCACCTGCCGGGCTCTCTTCAGGAAAACACCATCCGTGATCCCGGTGGACGAAGGCGTAGAAATAAAGCGAGGTGTCAGTAAACCTGTCAAGTCCGAGGAAccgaagaaaaagaagaagaaggcagaAAAGGCAA CTCAGCCTAATGGGAGAGCAGTGGCTGAACCGCAGGAAGACGCCATAGTGTCGGAAGAGATAGTGGTGCCACATCACCAGCCGCCCCCAGCAGAAGCTAAGGCTGACAAGGCATCAGAG GTGAAAAAGTCCAAGAAGAAGGCCAAACAGGCTGCAAAGGAGACAAAGACTGTGACTGCAGATGGAAAAGAACCAGAAGAAG GCACTTGGGAGACCAAGGTCAGCAACAAGGAGAAGCGTGAGCAACGCAAGAAGGACAAGAGCTCCAGTGATGGCTCAGTCAGTCCCGGAGGAGGGAACACACCTGTGAGCACTCCCTCAGAGCAACCCAAGGCCTCTGTAGCCACCCCAACTGTcagccagaagaagaagaaag GAGAATCGGCAAAGGTGAAGGCAGAGAAGGCTGAGGCTGTTGCAGCTCAAG TTAACAGCAGCGAGAAGGCCGCGGTGGCTGCTGGTGTGACTGATATGGCAGTCAAAGTTCCTTCTCTCAGCACCGCTCCGAAGGCGGGCCCCTGGACCACCAGCAGGGAGCAGCCAGCCTCACTGTGGAGGGCAGATATTGATG agtcGTGGACTGTGATTGACAGAGGGATGCAGGCAACCGATCTGAATCTGGTGTCCTTCACTAAACTGGGAGTCGGTGCTGTTG AGCCCCAGCCTGTGGGTGACCTGCCCTGGCTCAGTCAGCCCAGAGTGGATGATGAGTGGTCCGGACTCA ACGGTGGTTCAGTCGACCCCAGCTCTGACTGGAACGCCCCCTCTGAAGCCTGGGGCAACTATGAAGAGCCCACCCCTAAGCCCACTGTCCCTCAGGAGCAGCCTCTGCCTGAAACCGCTAAGGTCAACCTGCTGAGGGCCGTTGCT GAcgatgatgaggatgagaagGACAAGGGGGAGACTGTTGCTGATGGAGCTGCTAAaactaaaaagaagaaaaagaagaagaagaaggctgccgaggagggagcaggagcaCAG GGCGAGGAGCCAGAGAAGGAGGCGGTACCTGCAGCCCCAGTGAAGAAGCAGCCAGCACCTGTTCAGGAGAACACTGCTGCCGTCCAGCCTGTTAAAGCAGCTGCTGCTGAG gtGAGAGTGGAGCGACCAGTGAAGGACAACATATCCCAGAAACCCCCTGTCACACAAGTGCCACAGAAGCCAACTGATGGAGAACCCACTGCCAAGCAGAACAACCTTCCTGCTCCAACACAACAAA AAAAACCTGAGGAGAACCAAGCTCCCAAGccagcaaagaagaagaaggcaagGAGAGAGACATGA
- the LOC128367106 gene encoding protein LYRIC-like isoform X2 — translation MDAWQDAASQQVKLLTVRMNELLTKGLGLLRSELGVDLGLKPELIPPWVILLAACTGLVLLVVLWASTCRALFRKTPSVIPVDEGVEIKRGVSKPVKSEEPKKKKKKAEKATQPNGRAVAEPQEDAIVSEEIVVPHHQPPPAEAKADKASEVKKSKKKAKQAAKETKTVTADGKEPEEGTWETKVSNKEKREQRKKDKSSSDGSVSPGGGNTPVSTPSEQPKASVATPTVSQKKKKGESAKVKAEKAEAVAAQVNSSEKAAVAAGVTDMAVKVPSLSTAPKAGPWTTSREQPASLWRADIDESWTVIDRGMQATDLNLVSFTKLGVGAVEPQPVGDLPWLSQPRVDDEWSGLNGGSVDPSSDWNAPSEAWGNYEEPTPKPTVPQEQPLPETAKVNLLRAVADDDEDEKDKGETVADGAAKTKKKKKKKKKAAEEGAGAQGEEPEKEAVPAAPVKKQPAPVQENTAAVQPVKAAAAEVMERPVKDNISQKPPVTQVPQKPTDGEPTAKQNNLPAPTQQKKPEENQAPKPAKKKKARRET, via the exons ATGGATGCGTGGCAGGACGCGGCCTCCCAGCAGGTCAAGCTGCTTACAGTTCGTATGAATGAGCTGTTGACTAAAGGCCTGGGGCTGCTGCGCTCCGAGCTCGGCGTGGATTTGGGACTGAAGCCGGAGCTCATTCCGCCATGGGTGATCCTCTTAGCGGCATGTACTGGACTAGTGCTCTTGGTTGTCCTGTGGGCCTCCACCTGCCGGGCTCTCTTCAGGAAAACACCATCCGTGATCCCGGTGGACGAAGGCGTAGAAATAAAGCGAGGTGTCAGTAAACCTGTCAAGTCCGAGGAAccgaagaaaaagaagaagaaggcagaAAAGGCAA CTCAGCCTAATGGGAGAGCAGTGGCTGAACCGCAGGAAGACGCCATAGTGTCGGAAGAGATAGTGGTGCCACATCACCAGCCGCCCCCAGCAGAAGCTAAGGCTGACAAGGCATCAGAG GTGAAAAAGTCCAAGAAGAAGGCCAAACAGGCTGCAAAGGAGACAAAGACTGTGACTGCAGATGGAAAAGAACCAGAAGAAG GCACTTGGGAGACCAAGGTCAGCAACAAGGAGAAGCGTGAGCAACGCAAGAAGGACAAGAGCTCCAGTGATGGCTCAGTCAGTCCCGGAGGAGGGAACACACCTGTGAGCACTCCCTCAGAGCAACCCAAGGCCTCTGTAGCCACCCCAACTGTcagccagaagaagaagaaag GAGAATCGGCAAAGGTGAAGGCAGAGAAGGCTGAGGCTGTTGCAGCTCAAG TTAACAGCAGCGAGAAGGCCGCGGTGGCTGCTGGTGTGACTGATATGGCAGTCAAAGTTCCTTCTCTCAGCACCGCTCCGAAGGCGGGCCCCTGGACCACCAGCAGGGAGCAGCCAGCCTCACTGTGGAGGGCAGATATTGATG agtcGTGGACTGTGATTGACAGAGGGATGCAGGCAACCGATCTGAATCTGGTGTCCTTCACTAAACTGGGAGTCGGTGCTGTTG AGCCCCAGCCTGTGGGTGACCTGCCCTGGCTCAGTCAGCCCAGAGTGGATGATGAGTGGTCCGGACTCA ACGGTGGTTCAGTCGACCCCAGCTCTGACTGGAACGCCCCCTCTGAAGCCTGGGGCAACTATGAAGAGCCCACCCCTAAGCCCACTGTCCCTCAGGAGCAGCCTCTGCCTGAAACCGCTAAGGTCAACCTGCTGAGGGCCGTTGCT GAcgatgatgaggatgagaagGACAAGGGGGAGACTGTTGCTGATGGAGCTGCTAAaactaaaaagaagaaaaagaagaagaagaaggctgccgaggagggagcaggagcaCAG GGCGAGGAGCCAGAGAAGGAGGCGGTACCTGCAGCCCCAGTGAAGAAGCAGCCAGCACCTGTTCAGGAGAACACTGCTGCCGTCCAGCCTGTTAAAGCAGCTGCTGCTGAGGTCA TGGAGCGACCAGTGAAGGACAACATATCCCAGAAACCCCCTGTCACACAAGTGCCACAGAAGCCAACTGATGGAGAACCCACTGCCAAGCAGAACAACCTTCCTGCTCCAACACAACAAA AAAAACCTGAGGAGAACCAAGCTCCCAAGccagcaaagaagaagaaggcaagGAGAGAGACATGA
- the LOC128367109 gene encoding lysosomal-associated transmembrane protein 4B-like: protein MMMMMSPWDRWYSTSCCLCCHVRTGTIILGVWYMLINAVVLLILLTALSDPDQYHLTSAELANDLDVMDDANMCIASAISLLMILICGMATYGAYKLRAAWIIPFFCYQIFDFALNTLVAVSIVVYPNTIQDYLQQLPDNFPYKEEIAALSNVCLVLIVLLFISCILGFKAYLIACVWNCYRYVTSRGTSEILLYVTTNDTTVLLPPYDDSVTLPPKQAPPPYSTATA, encoded by the exons atgatgatgatgatgtcccCGTGGGACCGCTGGTACTCCACCAGCTGCTGCCTGTGTTGCCATGTCCGCACAGGAACCATCATCCTAGGCGTCTGGTACATG CTCATCAACGCCGTGGTGTTACTCATCCTGCTCACAGCACTCAGTGATCCTGACCAATACCACCTGACCAGCGCTGAGTTGGCCAATGACCTGGATGTCATGGATGATGCCA acATGTGCATTGCCTCAGCCATCTCTCTGCTAATGATACTCATATGTGGGATGGCAACATATGGTGCATACAAG CTGCGTGCCGCATGGATCATCCCATTCTTCTGCTACCAAATATTTGACTTTGCTCTCAACACCCTGGTCGCTGTCAGCATTGTAGTTTACCCCAACACGATACAGGATTACCTGCAGCAGCTG CCTGATAACTTCCCCTACAAAGAGGAGATTGCTGCTCTCAGTAATGTGTGCTTGGTCCTCATCGTGCTGCTCTTTATCAGCTGTATTCTTGGCTTCAAG GCCTATCTGATTGCATGCGTGTGGAACTGCTACAGATACGTAACCAGCCGGGGTACTTCTGAAATCCTGCTCTACGTTACGACCAATGACACAACA GTTCTTCTACCCCCGTATGACGACAGTGTCACCCTCCCACCTAAACAGGCTCCTCCACCCTACTCCACTGCCACAGCATGA